In the Leishmania panamensis strain MHOM/PA/94/PSC-1 chromosome 30 sequence genome, one interval contains:
- a CDS encoding hypothetical protein (TriTrypDB/GeneDB-style sysID: LpmP.30.2690): MSSRQGGKQKPLKQPKKERCEMSEDDLAFKQKQREQQKAEKEAIAKMKK, encoded by the coding sequence ATGTCGTCCCGCCAGGGTGGTAAGCAGAAGCCGCTGAAGCAGCCCAAGAAGGAGCGCTGTGAGATGAGCGAGGATGATTTGGCCTTCAAGCAGAAGCAGCGTGAGCAGCAGAAAGCTGAGAAGGAGGCGATTGCCAAAATGAAGAAGTAA